TGCCCAGGGTCTTCTCGAGGCTACTTGCCCTCGACCACCCGATTGACACGCAGGACGGTGGCCGTGCCGGCGGGACCCGCGTGGGGCACGTTGCCCACCGAGGCCTCGACCTTGAGGCCCGCCCCCTGGTGGACCTTCTCCATGAGGCGTCCCTGCTGCTCGTCGGTGAGGCCGAGCGCGGACAGGTCGAGGTCGGTGATGCGCAGGCCCTCCGCCTTGGGGTCATCCGCCGGCCGGGCGACCAGGGAAGGGCAGGGAGCGGCCATGCAGCGCACGCCACTGTCCTTCACGATGTAGATGACGGGCTTGCTGTCGCTGGCGGCCGTGGTGCCACCCGAGATGTCCTCGCTCGGCGCGGTGTCGGTGGGCGCGGGGGGAGGAGGAGGAGGGGCCTCGGCGCCGGCGGGCGTGCCACCGGACTCGGCGGGTCGGGCCTCGACGGGGGGGCGGGTGTTGCTGGTGCACCCGGCGAGCAGGCCGAGCGCGAGGGGAAGGGCGAGCAACGACGAGCGTGAGGTCATGGCAGGAGGTCTCGCGAGAGGAAGAGGCGCAGTCTCATCCTCTCCCTGAACGGATGCCACCTCCATTTCGGTCTCAGAGGACCCGGCTGACGCGCAGGATGGTGGCGGTGCCCCCGGGGCCCGCGTGGGGGACGGTGCGCACGGTGGCTTCCACCTTGAGGCCGGGGCCCGGCTTGTGGGTGGATTTGAGGAGCGAGGAGCGCTGCTCGTCGCCCAGGTTCAGCGCGGACAGGTCGAGGTCGGTGACCTTGAGCCCGGCCTCGTCGGGCCGGTCCGCCCGGAGGGCGAGGTAGACGGGGCAGGGGGTGGTGATGCAGCGCACGCCACTGTCCTTCACGATGTAGACGACGGTCTCTTGGTTGGACTCTTGGGTGGTCATGAGGGGACAGGCAGTCTCGCCGTCCCACCGGGCGGATTCCAACCCAAAGTTCCAACCTGAAGAGAGAGGTGACGCGGGGGGTGGTGCCTTCCGGGCGCCCGTCCTGTCCTACATGCCGGGCAGGCGGGAGTCCCCGGCGCTAGACGCTTTGATCGGATGCCGGACAAGTCGGCATGACTCCGGACGTCACGTTCGTTGACGACCCGAGAGGGCCGGGCTACATCCGAACCGAGGCGGCCTCCCGGGCCGCCACCTCTTATCCCGCACCACTGGTTCTTCAAGGTCCCCCGAGATGGAATTCCGCATCGCCGCCGACGAGCTGAAGAAGGCCCTCTATCGCGCCCAGGGCATCGTGGAGCGCAAGACGACGATGCCCATCCTGGCCAACGTGCTGCTCACCGCGACCAAGACGGGGGTGACGGTCACGGCGTTCGACCTGGAGATCGGCATCGTCTCCGAGCACGCCGCCGAGGTCATCAAGCCGGGCGCGGTGACGCTGAGCGCCAAGTACGTGTTCGACATCGTGCAGAACCTGCCGGACGCGCACGTGACGCTCAAGAAGCTGGCGAACAACTACGTGGACATCACCAGCGGTCCGGCGCACTTCAAGCTGGTGGGCACCGCGCCCGAGGAGTACCCGAAGCTGCCGCGCGAGGAGAGCGCGCCGCTGGTGCAGGTGACGGGCAACACGCTCCTGGAGATGATCAAGAAGACGCAGTTCGCCATCTCCACGGACGAGACGCGCTACATCCTCAACGGCGTGTATTTCGAGCCGCAGGCGAGCGGCAAGGTGCGCATGGTGGCCACGGACGGGCACCGCCTGTCGCTGGTGGAGCGCGAGCTGCCGGGGGACTTCAAGCTCAAGGGCGGCGTCATCATTCCGCGCAAGGGCCTCATGGAGCTCAAGCGCCTGCTCGACGAGGCGCCCGACGCCGAGTGCCACCTGGGGTTCGCGGAGAACTCGGCGCTCTTCAAGAAGACGGGCCTCACCATGGTGATGCGGCTCATCGACGGGCAGTTCCCCGAGTACCAGCGCGTCATCCCCAAGGAGGGGGACAAGGCGGTGCTGGTGCCCAAGACGCGCCTGCTTGAGGGCCTCAAGCGCATCGCGCTGCTCAGCGCGGACAAGAGCTACGCGGTGCGTATCGGGCTGACGGAGAACCAGCTGCTCATCACGGCGAACAACCCGGACCTGGGCGAGGCCAAGGACGCGCTGGACATCGCCTACCAGGGGGCGGCCATCACCATCGGCTTCAACGCGCGCTACCTCATCGACGTGCTGGGCGTGACGGACACGGACGAGGTGGCGTTCGAGCTGGGGGATGAGCACAGCCCGGGCGTGCTGCACGCGCCGGGGGACCGCAGCTTCACGGCCGTGGTGATGCCGATGCGCGTCTGAGTCCGCCGAGCCTCTAGCGTCTCGTGATGGGTGTCACTTCCCAGGACGTGAGCGTCGCTCCGCCCGTTGTGGCCCCCACCCCGCGCAACACCGGCCTGGACCGGGCGCGCGCGGTGGCGGTCATCGCCATGGTGATGGGGCACACGCTGGACGCGGTGTTGTCGGACACGGCCCGGCAGAGCACGGGCATGCTGGCCTACTGGTCGCTCCGGGCAATCACGGCGCCGTTGTTCCTCTTCGTGGCCGGGTGGGCCTTCGCGACGACGGTGCAGCGCACGGGTGTCCGGGGCCTGCCGGTGTGGCGCCGCTATCTACCGCGCGTGGGGCTCTTGCTGCTGTGGGGCTACGTGCTGCGCTGGCCGGGCTGGGCGCTCGAGGGGCTGCTCGCGGGTCGTGTGGAGATCTGGCGGCACTTCCTCGCCTTCGATGCATTGCACGGCGTGGCGGGCGCGCTGCTGATCGGCTCGGGGGTGTTGTCGGTGGTGGCCGGACGCGGGCCGCGCATGGCGGTGATGGCGGGGCTGGCCCTGCTCTTTCCCTGGGTGAGCCCGTGGATGCGCCAGGTGGTGGCCGCGGGGGACTGGCCCCTGGTGCTGGAGCAGGCCCTGGTGGGCCGCACGTCCAACTTCCCGCTCTTCCCCTGGTCGGCCTACTTCTTCGTGGGCTGCGTGGCGGGGTTGGGGCTCGCGGGGGTGAAGCGCGTCCCGCATTGGTTGATCCTCCTGGGCGGGGGCACGGGGATGCTGGGCGCGGTGTCGCTGTGGAGTGGAATCGTGGCCTCCCGCTGGGGAGATGTCACGCTGGTCTGTTGGCGGGTAGGCCTGTTGGGCGTGGCGGCGGGATGCGCCATGCTGTTGCCCGCCCGGCTGGATGGATGGCTCGGGCCCGTGGGGCGCGCGTCGCTCTGGGTGTACGTGGTGCACCTGCCGCTCGCCTATGGCTGGTCCACGTTCCCCGGCCTGGGCAGTCGGCTGGGCCACTCACAGACGGCTCCCGCTGCCCTGGGACTCGCTCTGGCTGTCCTGGCCACCTCGCTGGTGATCGCACTGCCCGCGAAGACGCTGTATGGGCGCTGGCGCAAGCGCGCGCGGCCTTCCGCGGAGCGTGCCGGGGCCCTGTCCCCCAGGCCGCCAGTCTCGGAGTGATGTGTCCATTCGTGGTAGGATGACTTCCAGGGTTGTGCGGCCTCGTCGTTCAAGGGCCATGGAGTCATGCCGTTGAATCGATTCGCCGTGCTCCTGGTGGGCCTCGTCTCCCTCCTGGGCACACCCGCTTGGACCGCCGAGCCTCCGGGACGCCTTGGCTTTCGCAGCTATGGCACGGAGGCGGGGGTCGACAATTACGATCTGTCGTGGATTCTCCAGGACGCGGACGGCTTCATCTGGGTGTGTGCCGCGGACGCGGTGTACCGCTTCGATGGCGGGCGCTTCGAGCGCTTTGGCCGGGAGGCCGGCCTGCCCTCGACGAGCGTGAGTGACATCACGCTGGATGCGCGAGGCCACCTGCTGGTGGCGACGCGTGGGGGGGTGGTGCGCTGGGCGGGGGAGCGCTTCGTCGACGTGCCGATGCCTGGCGTCGCCGAGCGGGTGTGGAGCCTGCGCGTGGACGCGCGCAAGCGGATGTGGGCGGGGACGGACAAGGGCTTGTACTGGGAGGATCAGCCGGGGCACTTCATTCCGGCGCCCGGCTGGCCGGGCGGCTCGGCGTTCAAGTTGTGGGCGGATCGCTCGGGTGCGATGCAGGTCGTGTCCGAGCTGGGGCTGGTGAGCCGCGAGCCCGAGGGGAAGTGGTCGGTGCACGAGGTGCCGGACCGGCCGACCGTCATCAGCTCGCTCGTGCGTGATGGCGAGGGCCGCTTGTGGCTGGGCTACGAGGGGTGGTTGGCGATGCAGCCGCGGCCGGGCGCGCCCCTGGTGAACCGTTCCTCGCTGCTGCGCGGCCTGACGGGGGCGGGGACCCGCCTGCGCGTGGGCAACGAGGGGCAGCTCCTGGTGCCCCACTATGGTGGCCTGCTGGAGATCCGCGGTGAGCGCTCGACGCTGTTGCGGCTGGGGCTGGCCAACCAGTCGGCGCGGATCCGGGACGTGCTGGAGGATCGGCAGGGGACGCTGTGGGCCGCGAGCATGGGGGTGCACCGCTCGCTGGGGCGGGGCTTGTGGAGCGTGCACGACATCACCACGGGGCTGCCCTCGAACATGGTGTGGG
Above is a window of Cystobacter fuscus DNA encoding:
- a CDS encoding DUF6748 domain-containing protein yields the protein MTSRSSLLALPLALGLLAGCTSNTRPPVEARPAESGGTPAGAEAPPPPPPAPTDTAPSEDISGGTTAASDSKPVIYIVKDSGVRCMAAPCPSLVARPADDPKAEGLRITDLDLSALGLTDEQQGRLMEKVHQGAGLKVEASVGNVPHAGPAGTATVLRVNRVVEGK
- a CDS encoding DUF6748 domain-containing protein; the protein is MTTQESNQETVVYIVKDSGVRCITTPCPVYLALRADRPDEAGLKVTDLDLSALNLGDEQRSSLLKSTHKPGPGLKVEATVRTVPHAGPGGTATILRVSRVL
- the dnaN gene encoding DNA polymerase III subunit beta, with the protein product MEFRIAADELKKALYRAQGIVERKTTMPILANVLLTATKTGVTVTAFDLEIGIVSEHAAEVIKPGAVTLSAKYVFDIVQNLPDAHVTLKKLANNYVDITSGPAHFKLVGTAPEEYPKLPREESAPLVQVTGNTLLEMIKKTQFAISTDETRYILNGVYFEPQASGKVRMVATDGHRLSLVERELPGDFKLKGGVIIPRKGLMELKRLLDEAPDAECHLGFAENSALFKKTGLTMVMRLIDGQFPEYQRVIPKEGDKAVLVPKTRLLEGLKRIALLSADKSYAVRIGLTENQLLITANNPDLGEAKDALDIAYQGAAITIGFNARYLIDVLGVTDTDEVAFELGDEHSPGVLHAPGDRSFTAVVMPMRV
- a CDS encoding acyltransferase family protein, which encodes MGVTSQDVSVAPPVVAPTPRNTGLDRARAVAVIAMVMGHTLDAVLSDTARQSTGMLAYWSLRAITAPLFLFVAGWAFATTVQRTGVRGLPVWRRYLPRVGLLLLWGYVLRWPGWALEGLLAGRVEIWRHFLAFDALHGVAGALLIGSGVLSVVAGRGPRMAVMAGLALLFPWVSPWMRQVVAAGDWPLVLEQALVGRTSNFPLFPWSAYFFVGCVAGLGLAGVKRVPHWLILLGGGTGMLGAVSLWSGIVASRWGDVTLVCWRVGLLGVAAGCAMLLPARLDGWLGPVGRASLWVYVVHLPLAYGWSTFPGLGSRLGHSQTAPAALGLALAVLATSLVIALPAKTLYGRWRKRARPSAERAGALSPRPPVSE